In the Hordeum vulgare subsp. vulgare chromosome 7H, MorexV3_pseudomolecules_assembly, whole genome shotgun sequence genome, one interval contains:
- the LOC123408741 gene encoding probable RNA methyltransferase At5g51130 — protein sequence MVTTGAPEDVALPPSAPKGPKGEAERKQSDAQGRGGNGGGGEGGGGGGRGKKRKNKEVFIYGNYRNYYGYRIDRNVGEDPRLEIFKKEWFAGKDCLDIGCNQGLVTIGLAMKFECRSILGVDIDKGLIETANWNLRRISRTGNVAPESAKVHNSSDSTTQSCREEVVSEMRNGNISKHEQPDLFKIVSFRSENFVQSTHRYAEQYDTIMCLSVTKWIHLNWGDDGITTLFVKIWSLLRPGGIFIMEPQPWSSYRKNRLVSEVAKENFNDICIYPEKFREILLDKVGFRSAEVITNRLVGSVAGFDRPIEVYHK from the exons ATGGTCACCACGGGTGCGCCGGAGGACGTTGCGCTGCCACCTTCCGCGCCCAAGGGGCCCAAAGGAGAGGCGGAGAGGAAACAGAGCGACGCACAGGGAAGAGGAGGAAACGGCGGCGGCGGTGAAGGTGGCGGGGGTGGAGGTAGAGGGAAGAAGCGGAAGAACAAGGAGGTTTTCATCTACGGGAACTACAGGAACTACTACGGCTACCGA ATTGATCGCAACGTTGGTGAAGATCCCCGCCTTGAGATATTCAAGAAGGAGTGGTTTGCAGGCAAGGATTGTCTCGATATTGGATGCAACCAAGGTTTGGTCACAATCGGTCTAG CGATGAAGTTTGAGTGTCGAAGCATCCTGGGAGTTGACATCGATAAAG GTTTGATTGAAACTGCTAACTGGAATTTAAGAAGGATATCTCGAACAGGCAACGTGGCTCCGGAAAGTGCAAAGGTTCATAACTCGTCAGACTCCACAACTCAGAGCTGTCGAGAAGAAGTGGTATCTGAGATGCGAAATGGAAATATCTCTAAGCACGAACAACCTGATCTTTTTAAAATTGTCTCTTTTCGGTCTGAAAATTTTGTACAGAGCACACACAGATATGCAGAACAGTATGACACCATCATGTG TTTGAGCGTGACAAAATGGATCCACCTGAACTGGGGTGATGATGGTATAACCACTTTGTTTGTGAAGATATGGAGTCTTCTAAGACCG GGAGGGATTTTTATCATGGAACCTCAACCTTGGAGCTCGTATAGGAAAAACAGATTAGTGTCAGAG GTTGCCAAAGAAAACTTCAATGATATCTGTATATATCCTGAGAAATTCCGGGAGATACTTCTGGACAAG GTAGGATTCAGGTCAGCAGAGGTGATTACCAACAGATTGGTTGGTTCTGTTGCTGGTTTTGACCGCCCAATTGAAGTTTACCACAAATGA
- the LOC123408742 gene encoding probable RNA methyltransferase At5g51130 translates to MVTTAAPEGVAQPPSAVNGPKGEAERKQSDAQERGGNGCGGSGGGGGAGGGGGRRGKKRKNKGGAFIYGNYRNYYGYRIDRNVGEDPRLEIFKKEWFAGKDCLDIGCNQGLVTIGLAMKFECQSILGVDIDEGLIDLAKWNLRRISRTGNMAPESAKVHNSSESTTQSHQEEVVSGMPNGNISKHARPDLFEIVSFRSENFIQRRKCSEQYDTIMCLSVTKWIHLNWGDDGIITLFVKIWSLLRPGGIFIMEPQPWTSYRKNRLVSEFAKENFKYICIYPEKFREVLLDKVGFRSVEVITNGLVGSVAGFDRPIEVYYK, encoded by the exons ATGGTCACCACAGCTGCGCCGGAGGGCGTCGCGCAGCCACCTTCCGCGGTCAACGGGCCCAAAGGCGAGGCGGAGAGGAAACAGAGCGACGCACAGGAAAGAGGAGGTAACGGCTGcggtggcagcggcggcggcggcggtgcaggTGGTGGGGGTGGACGTAGAGGGAAGAAGCGGAAGAACAAGGGAGGTGCTTTCATCTACGGAAACTACAGGAACTACTACGGCTACCGA ATTGATCGTAATGTTGGTGAGGATCCCCGTCTTGAGATATTCAAGAAGGAGTGGTTTGCAGGCAAGGATTGTCTTGATATTGGATGCAACCAAGGTTTGGTCACAATCGGTCTAG CGATGAAGTTTGAATGTCAAAGCATCCTTGGAGTTGACATCGATGAAG GTTTGATTGACCTTGCTAAGTGGAATTTAAGAAGGATATCCCGAACAGGCAACATGGCTCCAGAAAGTGCCAAGGTTCATAACTCGTCAGAGTCCACAACTCAGAGCCATCAAGAAGAAGTGGTATCTGGGATGCCAAATGGAAATATTTCTAAGCACGCTCGGCCTGATCTTTTTGAAATTGTCTCTTTTCGGTCTGAAAATTTTATACAGAGACGCAAATGTTCAGAACAGTATGACACCATCATGTG TTTGAGCGTGACAAAATGGATCCACCTGAACTGGGGTGATGATGGCATAATCACTTTGTTTGTGAAGATATGGAGTCTTCTAAGACCG GGAGGGATTTTTATCATGGAGCCTCAACCTTGGACCTCGTATAGGAAAAACAGATTAGTGTCAGAG TTTGCCAAAGAAAACTTCAAGTATATCTGTATATACCCTGAGAAATTCCGGGAGGTACTTCTGGACAAG GTAGGATTCAGGTCAGTAGAGGTGATTACCAACGGATTGGTCGGATCCGTCGCTGGTTTTGACCGCCCAATTGAAGTTTACTACAAATGA